One part of the Malus sylvestris chromosome 2, drMalSylv7.2, whole genome shotgun sequence genome encodes these proteins:
- the LOC126609584 gene encoding probable anion transporter 5: MRTMKFPKRYLVVILTFICTSVCYIERVGFSIAYTFAADAAGVNQASKGTILSTFYYGYACSQVPGGWAAQKIGGRKVLLLSFVLWSATCALVPLDPNRVFVMVIARLLVGVAQGFIFPSIHTVLAQWVPPHERSRSVSLTTSGMYLGAAAGMLFLPSLVKYRGPQDVFLAEAALGAMWSLLWFKYASDPPRSEHPKATAAGFGESMLPINGSHKLKIENGGSSIRSAKIPWKRILLSLPVWAIVVNNFTFHYALYVLMNWLPTYFELGLQLSLQEMGSSKMLPYLNMFIFSNIGGVVADHLVTKRILSVTRTRKLLNTIGFIVASLALMAIPIFRTSSGAVLCSSVALGFLALGRAGFAVNHMDIAPRYAGIVMGVSNTAGTLAGIIGVDLTGKLLEAARSVDSSLSSPESWRLVFFIPGLLCIFSSLVFLLFSTGERIFD; encoded by the coding sequence ATGAGGACGATGAAATTTCCAAAGCGTTATTTAGTCGTCATATTGACCTTCATCTGCACATCTGTTTGCTATATAGAACGTGTCGGGTTTTCAATTGCATACACTTTTGCTGCTGATGCTGCTGGGGTAAATCAAGCAAGTAAAGGCACAATTCTTTCTACATTCTATTATGGTTATGCTTGTTCACAGGTGCCTGGAGGCTGGGCAGCCCAGAAAATTGGGGGAAGGAAGGTTCTTCTCCTTTCATTTGTATTATGGTCAGCTACTTGTGCATTGGTCCCTTTGGACCCCAATCGAGTCTTTGTCATGGTAATTGCTCGGCTGCTTGTTGGTGTCGCACAAGGTTTTATATTCCCCTCAATCCACACAGTTCTAGCACAGTGGGTTCCACCGCATGAAAGATCCAGATCTGTTTCTCTTACGACTTCTGGTATGTACCTAGGTGCCGCTGCAGGAATGCTTTTTCTTCCGAGCCTTGTAAAGTATAGAGGCCCGCAGGATGTCTTTCTTGCTGAGGCAGCACTAGGTGCCATGTGGTCTTTGCTTTGGTTCAAGTATGCCAGCGACCCACCTCGCTCAGAACATCCAAAAGCCACAGCTGCTGGTTTTGGGGAGTCAATGTTGCCAATCAATGGAAGTCATAAATTGAAAATAGAGAATGGAGGAAGTTCCATCAGATCTGCGAAAATCCCATGGAAGAGAATTTTACTCAGTTTGCCAGTTTGGGCAATTGTGGTTAATAATTTCACATTTCACTACGCTTTGTATGTGTTAATGAACTGGCTGCCGACATACTTTGAATTGGGCCTCCAGCTTAGCCTTCAGGAAATGGGTTCTTCTAAGATGTTGCCGTATCTCAACATGTTTATTTTCTCAAACATAGGTGGGGTGGTTGCTGATCACTTGGTCACAAAGAGAATCTTGTCTGTTACTAGAACGCGGAAGCTCTTGAACACCATAGGGTTCATAGTTGCTTCTCTTGCACTGATGGCAATTCCCATCTTCAGAACGTCTAGTGGAGCTGTCCTCTGCTCTTCTGTTGCTCTGGGTTTCTTGGCACTTGGGAGAGCTGGTTTTGCAGTGAACCACATGGATATTGCCCCAAGATATGCAGGCATTGTGATGGGAGTTTCCAACACTGCTGGTACGTTAGCTGGCATTATTGGAGTTGATCTGACCGGCAAACTTCTTGAAGCCGCAAGAAGTGTTGATTCGAGTCTTTCGAGTCCAGAGAGCTGGAGATTGGTGTTCTTTATCCCGGGTTTGCTCTGCATTTTCAGTTCTCTAGTATTTTTACTGTTCTCGACGGGGGAGAGAATTTTTGACTGA
- the LOC126609617 gene encoding SAC3 family protein C yields the protein MERRGRGRNVSSSQSTRGRSNRFVSKPTSAATPKSSSGGATGAEKAQKDAVDNHSDVPAIVGTCPLMCPEGERAQRERLRDLAVFERLHGNPRQSSPDLAVKKFFRTTSNKQVEASDVRPLPVLEDTLNYLLNLFDSREYPVEVVHDFLFDRTRSIRQDLSMQNVVNDKVIHMYEKMVKFHIISLRKLRGCRSQNTSSTHYLNMEQLAKTLTSLFDLYEAHRHSNSTYENEAEFCSFYVLLHLGPNTQPMGESLSWWFSHLPSLLIKSKEMCFSRKILRFFRMGNYKCFLSTIAAEASYLQYCILEPYINQVRALAVLCINNGGYRLHPYPLAHLSKLLMMTESDLESLCRACGLDICTDEDGRNLLPTKQTTFCHPKDGFQSYRVLGLEEFER from the exons ATGGAGAGGCGAGGGCGTGGTCGAAACGTTTCTTCTTCCCAATCCACGCGTGGCCGCTCGAACAGGTTCGTTTCGAAACCCACCTCCGCCGCAACTCCCAAATCCTCGAGCGGAGGCGCAACTGGTGCTGAGAAAGCACAAAAAGACGCCGTAGATAATCATTCCGACGTTCCCGCCATAGTGGGCACTTGCCCTTTGATGTGCCCGGAAGGAGAGAGGGCGCAGCGTGAGCGGCTTCGTGATTTAGCGGTGTTTGAGAGGCTCCATGGAAATCCAAGACAATCATCTCCGGACCTCGCTGTTAAAAAA TTTTTCAGAACTACGTCTAACAAACAAGTTGAAGCATCGGATGTTCGGCCGCTCCCTGTGTTGGAAGACACCTTAAATTACCTTTTAAACTTGTTTGATTCTAGAGAATATCCTGTTGAAGTGGTTCATGACTTCCTCTTTGATCGAACAAGGTCGATAAGACAGGATCTTAGCATGCAGAATGTTGTCAACGATAAGGTCATCCACATGTATGAGAAAATG GTCAAATTTCATATCATATCCCTACGCAAGCTTCGAGGTTGTCGCAGTCAAAATACTTCTTCAACCCATTACCTCAACATGGAACAGCTTGCAAAGACTTTGACATCTCTATTTGATCTGTATGAAGCACATAGGCATTCCAATTCTACATATGAAAACGAAGCTGAGTTTTGTTCGTTTTATGTGCTGCTTCATCTTGGTCCTAACACCCAACCGATG GGAGAGTCCCTTTCATGGTGGTTTTCTCACTTGCCTTCTTTGTTAATCAAATCGAAGGAAATGTGCTTTTCCCGAAAGATTTTACG ATTTTTCCGGATGGGCAACTATAAGTGTTTCTTAAGCACTATAGCAGCTGAGGCATCTTATCTTCAATACTGCATTCTCGAGCCTTATATCAATCAG GTTCGAGCGCTAGCTGTCTTGTGTATAAATAATGGTGGATACAGGCTTCATCCGTATCCGCTGGCACACTTGTCTAAGCTCTTGATGATGACG GAATCAGATTTGGAGTCTCTTTGTAGAGCTTGTGGTCTTGATATTTGCACAGATGAAGATGGACGTAATTTGTTACCCACTAAGCAAACCACCTTCTGTCATCCAAAGGATGGATTTCAAAGCTACAGAGTTTTGGGTCTGGAAGAATTCGAGAG GTAA